In Fusobacterium canifelinum, a genomic segment contains:
- a CDS encoding agmatinase family protein, which yields MKDKPICYVPERKIPEIFSGVPTFLGLPKIQSKEDLKNYDIVFMGVPWEGICTYGKFSGCELSTKNIRNASTRYGAYLPEFDLDAFDYFTGGDFGDCAIENGNYDFSFDSIRKKYSQILEENKIPIVFGGDHSISFPLISEFAKKHKGKIGIIHFDAHMDNMESYGEEKLARCSPFYRLYEDLNIDPTKMVHFGIRGPRNNPNALKTAKKFGATVITGMEIKENGWLNSIKKAIEIASKDTEAFYVTVCSDILDIANNPAGPPDPCGMTTYELAMMLHECGKAGVSAFDFVELYPGKDPSNTSGHVATWMSIYLLVGLTKFKFNLK from the coding sequence ATGAAAGACAAACCTATTTGTTATGTACCTGAAAGAAAAATCCCTGAAATTTTTAGTGGTGTTCCTACTTTTTTAGGATTACCAAAAATTCAATCTAAAGAAGATTTAAAAAACTATGATATAGTTTTTATGGGAGTTCCTTGGGAAGGAATATGTACCTATGGAAAATTTTCTGGTTGTGAATTATCAACTAAAAATATAAGAAATGCTTCTACTAGATATGGTGCCTATCTTCCAGAATTCGATTTAGATGCATTTGATTATTTTACTGGTGGTGATTTTGGAGATTGTGCTATAGAAAATGGAAATTATGACTTTTCATTTGATAGCATAAGAAAAAAATATTCTCAAATCTTAGAAGAAAATAAAATTCCTATTGTTTTTGGTGGTGACCATTCAATTTCCTTCCCACTAATAAGTGAATTTGCAAAAAAACACAAAGGAAAAATAGGAATTATACATTTTGATGCTCACATGGATAACATGGAAAGTTATGGTGAAGAAAAACTTGCAAGATGTTCTCCTTTTTATAGATTATATGAAGATCTAAATATCGATCCTACTAAAATGGTGCACTTTGGTATTAGAGGACCTAGAAATAATCCAAATGCTTTAAAAACAGCAAAAAAATTTGGTGCTACTGTAATAACTGGAATGGAAATAAAAGAAAATGGTTGGTTAAATTCTATTAAAAAAGCTATCGAAATTGCAAGTAAGGATACAGAAGCATTTTATGTTACTGTTTGTTCAGATATATTAGATATTGCAAATAATCCAGCTGGTCCTCCTGATCCTTGTGGAATGACAACTTATGAATTAGCAATGATGTTACATGAATGTGGTAAAGCTGGGGTATCAGCATTTGATTTTGTTGAACTTTATCCAGGAAAAGATCCTTCAAATACTTCTGGTCATGTTGCTACTTGGATGTCAATTTATTTGTTAGTTGGTTTAACTAAATTTAAATTTAATTTAAAATAA
- a CDS encoding IclR family transcriptional regulator domain-containing protein — protein sequence MEKSINVIQSIQRAINILNCFNQNELELSLNVISEKVKLNINTTRGLVNSLVANKLIYHNKKNNTYSIGDYFLIKSNLVLNNNMNRAKELSTDLLDLLSQKFNVSSRLQIITDDSIFTALTVDPQNSHYILTSTKSLNFPLHATSSGKLFLCYKKKDLSKIKLEKFTENTIINIEKLKEELDRIKKNKYSTEIDEIGFGVSSIAVPIFDWRYSNEEISSIFGTISVTALTPIIKKLKLDIIKELKKIVKTLEMRLFESE from the coding sequence ATGGAAAAAAGTATAAATGTAATTCAATCTATTCAAAGAGCTATAAATATATTAAATTGTTTTAATCAAAATGAACTTGAACTTTCATTAAATGTTATAAGTGAAAAGGTAAAATTAAACATTAATACAACTAGAGGTCTTGTAAATAGCCTTGTAGCAAATAAATTAATTTATCATAATAAAAAGAATAATACTTATTCAATAGGAGATTATTTTCTTATAAAGTCAAATTTAGTTCTAAATAATAATATGAACAGAGCAAAAGAGCTATCAACAGATTTACTTGATTTATTATCACAAAAATTTAATGTTTCAAGTAGATTACAAATAATAACAGATGATAGTATATTTACAGCACTAACAGTAGATCCACAAAATAGTCATTATATATTAACAAGTACAAAAAGTTTAAATTTTCCACTTCATGCAACTTCTTCTGGTAAATTATTTTTATGTTATAAAAAGAAAGATTTAAGTAAAATAAAGTTAGAGAAATTTACTGAAAATACAATAATAAATATTGAAAAATTAAAAGAAGAATTGGATAGAATTAAAAAAAATAAATATTCAACTGAAATAGATGAAATAGGTTTTGGAGTTAGTTCGATTGCAGTTCCAATATTTGATTGGAGGTATTCTAATGAAGAAATATCTTCAATTTTTGGAACTATTTCTGTAACAGCTTTAACACCAATTATTAAAAAATTAAAATTAGATATAATTAAAGAATTAAAAAAAATAGTAAAAACACTTGAGATGAGATTATTTGAAAGTGAATAG
- a CDS encoding Nramp family divalent metal transporter, producing MSKYTWKDKIKAIGPGAVITASFIGPGTVASCTRAGADFGYTLLWTVLFSTIATIVLQEMSARLGIVTRNGLGEAIANTFENSKLKKISIWLVGISIVSGCAAYIAGDLAGTALGLSTLIEVKTNILAPIIGVIVLGLVYKGSFKMLERLLTILVALMAIIFITTMIITKPNLNDIFSGTFIPAVPENGILMVIAIIGTTIVPYNFFIHTASAKNTWKNPDELELSKWDIYFSISTGGLITAAILITSAVTMRGVIVKTAADLAIQLEPLLGKYAKYCLSLGIFAAGLSSAIATPLGASYTLAGLFGWKYDNSDNRFKITNILIVLMGILGSATGFNPISLILSSQILNGIILPVVVIYLVYSTSQKKLLGEYRNNKFQNTIGWIVAVISLILGGSSLISALKNISSIFS from the coding sequence ATGTCTAAATATACTTGGAAAGATAAAATAAAAGCTATTGGACCTGGTGCTGTAATTACTGCTTCGTTTATTGGACCTGGAACAGTTGCTTCTTGTACTCGTGCAGGAGCAGATTTTGGATATACATTACTATGGACAGTTTTATTTTCTACAATAGCAACCATAGTTCTTCAAGAAATGTCTGCAAGACTAGGAATTGTAACTCGAAATGGTTTAGGTGAAGCCATTGCTAATACATTTGAAAATTCAAAATTAAAAAAAATTAGTATTTGGTTAGTTGGCATATCTATTGTAAGTGGTTGTGCTGCTTATATTGCTGGTGACCTAGCTGGAACAGCCTTAGGTCTATCTACATTAATAGAAGTTAAAACAAATATTTTGGCACCTATTATTGGTGTTATTGTTTTAGGATTAGTTTATAAGGGCAGCTTTAAAATGTTAGAAAGACTTTTAACTATTTTAGTAGCATTAATGGCAATTATATTTATCACAACTATGATTATAACTAAACCTAATCTAAATGATATTTTTTCAGGAACTTTTATTCCAGCGGTTCCTGAAAATGGTATTCTTATGGTAATTGCAATAATAGGAACTACAATTGTTCCATATAATTTCTTTATCCATACAGCTTCAGCAAAAAATACTTGGAAAAATCCAGATGAATTAGAATTATCTAAATGGGATATATATTTTTCAATTTCAACAGGAGGTTTAATTACAGCTGCAATCTTAATTACATCAGCGGTTACAATGAGAGGTGTTATAGTAAAAACTGCTGCTGACTTAGCAATTCAATTGGAACCACTATTAGGAAAATATGCAAAATATTGTTTAAGTTTAGGAATTTTTGCTGCTGGGCTTTCATCAGCAATAGCAACACCATTAGGAGCTTCTTATACTTTGGCAGGACTTTTTGGTTGGAAGTATGATAATAGTGATAATAGATTTAAAATAACTAATATTTTAATTGTTTTAATGGGAATTTTAGGTTCTGCAACTGGTTTTAACCCTATTTCTTTAATACTTTCTTCTCAAATTCTAAATGGAATAATTTTACCTGTTGTAGTAATTTATTTGGTTTATTCAACTTCACAAAAAAAATTATTGGGAGAATACAGAAATAATAAATTTCAAAATACAATTGGTTGGATTGTAGCTGTAATATCTCTAATTCTTGGTGGAAGTAGTTTAATTTCAGCTTTGAAAAATATTTCATCTATATTCTCTTAA